From the genome of Alphaproteobacteria bacterium, one region includes:
- a CDS encoding MFS transporter, whose protein sequence is MADIHAPPGDRPPTIRLFALIFLPFALGYFFSYLYRTVNAVIGPDLALEMSLSPGQLGLLTSAYFIAFASAQIPVGIFLDSHGPRRVVTGLLLVAAIGAFLFSIGEGLWSLLIGRALIGLGVAACLMGAFKAMSEWYPGDKLPLMNGLIVAFGGLGAMVATAPTEALVSIVGWRYGFVALAIATFVVAVMIWFVAPERVRAGAGEPIAGRIRGMFSIYRSGVFWRVAPLAALSQGGFLAIQTLWAGPWLRDIAGLDSRTVSFTLLAGAAGFVIGNLVVGFAAERLARRNIQPLVTAAVGMGLFILVQALVLLEWTSAPALLWFAFGATGTAGVVVFSVLALAFPPELAGRASTAQNLLIFAAAFALQWGMGEIINLWPVGADGAYSVMGYRAAFGIALALQVAAFVWMLLRRPGMVAR, encoded by the coding sequence ATGGCGGATATTCACGCCCCGCCGGGAGACCGGCCGCCGACGATACGTCTGTTCGCGCTGATCTTCCTGCCCTTCGCGCTCGGCTACTTCTTCTCCTATCTGTACCGCACCGTGAACGCGGTGATCGGCCCCGATCTCGCGCTGGAGATGTCGCTCTCGCCGGGCCAGCTGGGCCTGCTGACCAGCGCCTATTTCATCGCCTTCGCCTCGGCCCAGATTCCCGTCGGCATCTTTCTGGACAGCCACGGCCCGCGCCGGGTGGTGACCGGCCTGCTGCTGGTCGCGGCCATCGGCGCGTTCCTGTTCTCCATCGGCGAGGGGCTGTGGAGTCTCCTGATCGGCCGGGCGCTGATCGGGCTCGGCGTGGCCGCCTGCCTGATGGGGGCCTTCAAGGCGATGAGCGAATGGTATCCGGGGGACAAGCTGCCCCTGATGAACGGGCTGATCGTCGCCTTCGGCGGGCTGGGCGCGATGGTCGCGACCGCGCCGACCGAAGCGCTGGTGAGCATCGTCGGCTGGCGCTACGGCTTCGTCGCGCTGGCGATCGCGACCTTTGTTGTCGCCGTGATGATCTGGTTCGTCGCACCCGAACGCGTCCGTGCGGGCGCGGGCGAGCCGATTGCGGGGCGCATTCGCGGCATGTTCTCGATCTATCGCAGCGGCGTGTTCTGGCGCGTCGCACCACTGGCGGCGCTGTCCCAGGGTGGATTCCTCGCCATCCAGACCCTGTGGGCCGGGCCGTGGCTGCGGGACATCGCCGGACTCGATTCCCGGACCGTCAGCTTCACCCTTCTGGCGGGTGCGGCCGGGTTCGTGATCGGCAACCTCGTGGTCGGTTTCGCCGCCGAGCGGCTCGCGCGGCGCAACATCCAGCCCCTCGTCACGGCGGCGGTGGGCATGGGCCTGTTCATCCTCGTCCAGGCGCTGGTGCTGCTCGAATGGACATCCGCACCGGCACTGCTCTGGTTCGCCTTCGGCGCCACCGGCACGGCGGGCGTGGTGGTCTTCTCGGTCCTTGCGCTTGCCTTTCCGCCGGAGCTGGCCGGGCGGGCGAGCACGGCGCAGAATTTGCTGATCTTCGCGGCGGCCTTCGCCCTGCAATGGGGCATGGGGGAGATCATCAACCTCTGGCCGGTCGGTGCCGACGGGGCCTATTCGGTGATGGGCTACCGCGCGGCGTTCGGTATCGCGCTGGCTCTGCAGGTCGCCGCATTCGTCTGGATGCTTCTGCGCCGCCCGGGAATGGTTGCGCGATAG
- a CDS encoding 2OG-Fe(II) oxygenase, protein MPKLNTRLAAVDADELAAALDAQGFAIIPKLLDARECVAMAKRYDADDGFRSRVIMARHGFGQGEYKYFDAPLPTLVQALREGLYPPLAVIANRWNALLGTDEYFPADHAAYLDLCHAVGQTKPTPLLLRYGPGDHNRLHQDLYGDAVFPLQATILLSDPARDFTGGELALTEQRPRQQSRVEVVPLARGDAVIFPVRYRPVEGARGFYRANMRHGVSRLHTGTRTTLGVIFHDAQ, encoded by the coding sequence ATGCCGAAACTGAACACGCGGCTTGCGGCAGTGGATGCGGACGAACTGGCGGCCGCGCTCGACGCGCAGGGCTTTGCGATCATCCCGAAATTGCTGGATGCCCGGGAATGTGTGGCCATGGCGAAGCGCTATGACGCCGATGACGGTTTCCGCAGCCGGGTGATCATGGCCCGGCATGGTTTCGGTCAGGGCGAGTACAAATACTTCGATGCGCCGTTGCCGACATTGGTGCAGGCCTTGCGCGAGGGCCTCTATCCCCCGCTCGCGGTTATCGCCAACCGCTGGAACGCTCTGCTGGGCACGGACGAATATTTCCCGGCCGATCACGCCGCCTATCTCGACCTTTGTCATGCGGTGGGGCAGACAAAGCCCACGCCGTTGTTGCTGCGCTACGGGCCGGGGGATCACAACCGGCTGCATCAGGATCTGTATGGCGACGCGGTCTTCCCGCTGCAGGCGACGATTCTGCTGTCCGATCCGGCGCGCGACTTTACCGGCGGCGAGCTCGCCCTGACAGAGCAGCGCCCGCGCCAGCAGTCACGGGTCGAGGTGGTCCCGCTTGCGCGCGGCGATGCCGTGATCTTTCCGGTACGCTACCGGCCGGTAGAGGGCGCGCGGGGATTCTATCGGGCGAACATGCGCCACGGGGTGAGCCGGTTGCACACGGGCACGCGCACAACGTTGGGCGTCATTTTTCACGATGCGCAGTAG
- a CDS encoding sterol desaturase family protein codes for MSIVFEGGPDAITGDGRQRNIVGYALTFLLWPGILAACLYGTWLGFEAGHSAIYFNITYLLLALSLFTLERVLPHERNWLANDGQIGPDLAHTLLNKGFAQVLVVVGVTIGVAEVAASKGGGYWPGDWPLALQIILGMVIAEAGMYIAHRVAHEWSALWRFHAVHHSAPRLWFFNTGRFHVVDTVASILLSQPLLFLAGAPSEVFIWVNSITAFIGMLTHCNIEMRFGPLNYIFNTPAVHRWHHSRNPAEGNSNYGENLMLYDVLFRTFYCPKRRPPADIGIDGPMPASFAGQVAQPFRRNQAALPVSTGGDD; via the coding sequence TTGAGTATCGTTTTCGAAGGGGGGCCGGACGCCATCACGGGCGACGGCAGACAACGGAATATTGTCGGCTATGCGCTGACATTCCTGCTTTGGCCGGGCATTCTCGCTGCCTGTCTTTACGGCACCTGGCTGGGCTTCGAGGCTGGCCATTCCGCAATCTACTTCAACATCACCTATCTGCTGCTCGCGCTGAGCCTGTTCACGCTTGAGCGCGTGCTGCCCCACGAGCGCAACTGGCTCGCCAATGACGGCCAGATCGGCCCCGATCTCGCCCACACACTGCTGAACAAGGGCTTCGCCCAGGTGCTGGTCGTGGTCGGCGTGACCATCGGCGTCGCCGAGGTCGCGGCCAGCAAGGGCGGCGGCTACTGGCCCGGCGACTGGCCGCTGGCCCTGCAGATCATCCTCGGCATGGTGATCGCGGAGGCCGGCATGTATATCGCCCACCGGGTTGCCCATGAGTGGTCGGCGCTCTGGCGCTTCCACGCCGTGCACCACAGCGCGCCGCGCCTCTGGTTCTTCAACACCGGGCGCTTCCACGTGGTCGATACGGTCGCCAGCATCCTGCTCAGCCAGCCGCTGCTGTTCCTCGCCGGCGCGCCGTCGGAGGTGTTCATCTGGGTAAATTCAATCACGGCCTTCATCGGCATGCTGACCCATTGCAACATCGAGATGCGGTTCGGGCCGCTGAATTACATATTCAACACGCCCGCGGTGCATCGCTGGCACCATTCGCGCAACCCGGCGGAAGGCAACAGCAACTATGGTGAGAACCTGATGCTGTACGATGTCCTGTTCCGGACCTTCTACTGCCCGAAACGCCGCCCGCCGGCCGATATCGGGATCGACGGGCCGATGCCGGCGAGCTTCGCGGGCCAGGTCGCCCAGCCCTTCCGGCGCAATCAGGCGGCCCTGCCGGTCTCAACGGGCGGCGACGACTAG
- a CDS encoding DUF2238 domain-containing protein, with protein sequence MPMRITRTEWAVLATTLAYIAGFGAVFMSTGNREFLWYVITLLILVAMVGAGQRKAAFPPAILWALSLWGFVHMAGGGVPVGDTVLYAQIIVPIAGSGDFVLLRYDQLVHFYGFAITAWLLWHLLRRHFPAMDGSLSTYVFAVLGSMGLGAVNEIIEFAAVVMFPQTNVGGYVNTALDLVFNAAGAATAMIIAKIVTRAERKNKSGAGGAG encoded by the coding sequence ATGCCGATGAGGATCACGCGCACCGAATGGGCGGTACTCGCCACGACACTGGCCTATATCGCGGGGTTCGGCGCGGTCTTCATGTCGACGGGAAACCGCGAGTTCCTCTGGTACGTCATCACGCTGCTGATCCTTGTTGCCATGGTCGGCGCGGGCCAGCGCAAGGCGGCCTTTCCGCCCGCGATCCTCTGGGCACTTTCGCTATGGGGGTTTGTGCATATGGCCGGCGGCGGTGTGCCGGTCGGCGATACCGTGCTCTATGCCCAGATCATCGTGCCAATCGCCGGGTCCGGTGACTTCGTGCTTCTGCGCTATGACCAGCTGGTTCATTTCTACGGTTTCGCCATCACCGCATGGTTGCTGTGGCATCTTTTGCGGCGACATTTCCCGGCCATGGACGGCAGCTTGAGCACCTATGTGTTCGCCGTCCTGGGCAGCATGGGGCTCGGGGCCGTGAACGAGATCATAGAGTTCGCAGCGGTCGTCATGTTTCCGCAGACCAATGTCGGCGGCTACGTGAACACGGCCCTTGATCTCGTCTTCAATGCCGCCGGCGCCGCCACCGCCATGATCATCGCGAAGATCGTCACCCGCGCCGAACGCAAAAATAAATCCGGGGCTGGCGGCGCGGGATAG
- a CDS encoding NADPH:quinone reductase, which translates to MKAVWYEELGPAREVLTYGEMDATDPAPGEVRVKLYASGVNPADVKRRGLGTYGMEHPRIIPNSDGAGIVDAVGGDVSGLEKGQRVWLFNGQRQGRALGTAAEYITLDAWLVAPLPDALGFDAGACLGIPCMTGHHNVFSDGPVTGKTILVTGGAGAVGHYAVQWARWGGATVIATVSSEAKAAHATTGGGHHTINYRDPDAVDQILGLTDGRGVDRVVEVDLAANLSLTSKVLATGGTISVYATTGDPENLMLRMALRNAIVRFMVLHSVPRAAIDAARNDITAWLAEGHGLHTVAGTFPLDQCIEAHEFVETGDKLGTVIVRPAE; encoded by the coding sequence ATGAAAGCCGTCTGGTACGAGGAACTCGGCCCCGCCCGCGAGGTGCTGACATATGGCGAGATGGACGCCACCGACCCAGCGCCCGGCGAGGTCCGCGTGAAGCTGTACGCATCGGGGGTGAACCCGGCGGATGTGAAGCGGCGGGGGCTTGGCACCTACGGCATGGAGCATCCGCGCATCATCCCCAACAGTGACGGCGCGGGGATCGTCGACGCCGTCGGTGGTGATGTGTCGGGCCTCGAAAAAGGTCAAAGGGTCTGGCTGTTCAACGGCCAGCGTCAGGGCCGCGCGCTCGGCACGGCAGCGGAGTACATCACGCTGGATGCCTGGCTGGTGGCGCCTCTGCCCGATGCGCTCGGCTTCGACGCGGGCGCCTGCCTGGGCATCCCCTGCATGACCGGCCACCACAACGTGTTCTCCGACGGTCCCGTCACCGGCAAGACCATCCTCGTCACCGGCGGTGCCGGGGCGGTCGGCCATTACGCGGTGCAGTGGGCGCGCTGGGGTGGCGCCACGGTGATCGCGACGGTCAGCTCCGAGGCGAAAGCCGCCCACGCGACGACCGGCGGCGGCCATCACACGATCAATTACCGCGACCCGGACGCCGTGGACCAGATCCTCGGACTGACAGACGGGCGCGGCGTCGACCGCGTCGTCGAGGTCGACCTGGCCGCCAATCTCTCCCTGACATCCAAAGTCCTCGCGACCGGCGGCACGATCTCGGTCTACGCGACCACCGGCGACCCGGAAAACCTCATGCTGCGGATGGCGCTGCGCAACGCGATCGTGCGGTTCATGGTCCTGCACAGCGTACCCCGCGCCGCGATCGACGCCGCGCGTAACGACATCACGGCATGGCTTGCCGAAGGCCACGGGCTGCATACCGTCGCGGGAACGTTTCCGCTGGATCAATGCATCGAGGCCCATGAGTTCGTCGAGACGGGCGACAAGCTGGGCACCGTGATTGTCCGGCCGGCGGAATAG
- a CDS encoding HIT family protein, with amino-acid sequence MPEFELHPQLAADTVSVCAWPLCEVLLLTDANYPWLVLVPVRPDLRDFHDLSPDDMVTAGREIARASEALVELFAPDKVNVAALGNMVPQLHIHVVARHTHDAAWPKPIWGVVPPLAYAPDALDARLADLRRVFG; translated from the coding sequence GTGCCCGAATTCGAACTCCATCCCCAGCTTGCCGCCGACACGGTGTCCGTCTGCGCCTGGCCGCTGTGCGAGGTGTTGTTGCTGACCGACGCCAATTATCCGTGGCTGGTGCTGGTGCCCGTACGCCCGGATTTGCGGGACTTCCACGACCTTTCGCCCGACGACATGGTGACCGCGGGGCGCGAGATCGCCCGCGCGAGTGAGGCGCTGGTGGAGCTGTTCGCGCCCGACAAGGTCAACGTCGCCGCGCTCGGCAATATGGTCCCGCAGCTGCACATTCACGTCGTCGCGCGCCACACCCATGATGCGGCCTGGCCGAAACCGATATGGGGCGTGGTGCCGCCGCTCGCCTATGCGCCCGATGCGCTCGACGCGCGCCTCGCGGATCTGCGCCGGGTGTTCGGATGA
- a CDS encoding ligase-associated DNA damage response DEXH box helicase — MHNILPPALTDWFTTRNWTPHPHQLAMLDAAAAGRSALLIAPTGGGKTLAGFLPSLVELTAGETAFEGLHTLYISPLKALAVDIHRNLEIPIAEMGLPIRAETRTGDTPQSKRQRQRRSPPQMLMTTPESLALLLSYEDAPGIFGRLRCVIVDELHALEDNKRGDLLSLGLSRVTALAPGARRAGLSATVAEPERLRRWLSPTRNPEDVALVLGEAGAAPRIDVLESAVEMPWSGHMGTHAIPEIYDLLLGRDTADAGSAIVFVNTRAQAEIIFQELWRMNEDGLRIALHHGSLAPEQRRKVEAAMARGDLDAVVATSSLDLGVDWAAVDLVLQVGAPKGSTRLLQRVGRSNHRLDSPSRAVLVPANRFEVLECRAAVDAIRAHTLDGLPARPGGLDVLAQHILGTACSGPVDRDALFEEVRNAGPYTDLSREDFDDVFEFVATGGYALGGYKKFQRLFHTSNGTYEVATKAAVRDYRMNVGTIVEAPTLKVRLGRGRVLGEVEESFVNHLTSGDTFVFAGRLLEFVEVRETSVITRPGKGGAPSVPAYVGGRFPLSTHLADRVRMILSDPKAWADLPAQVSNWLDVQRWRSVLPPPDGLLIETFPRANKHYLVAYCFEGRNAHQTLGMLLTRRMERAGLGPLGFVATDYVIGVWCTKSCEAADLDALFDEDMLGDDLEAWMAESSLLKRTFRNVAVIAGLIQRRHPGEEKTRRQVTFNSDLIYDVLRSHEPNHILLRATRADAGSGLTDVRRLSDMLARVRGRITHRHLDRVSPLAVPILLEIGRESVYGAAIDELLGEQAEDLISEAMDNVDTKELGFDAA; from the coding sequence ATGCATAACATCCTGCCGCCGGCACTCACCGACTGGTTCACGACCCGCAACTGGACGCCGCACCCCCACCAGCTGGCGATGCTCGACGCCGCGGCGGCGGGCCGCTCCGCACTTCTGATTGCGCCCACCGGCGGCGGCAAGACGCTGGCCGGATTCCTGCCCAGTCTGGTGGAACTCACCGCGGGCGAAACGGCGTTCGAAGGGCTGCATACCCTGTATATTTCGCCGCTGAAGGCGCTCGCGGTGGACATACACCGCAATCTCGAAATTCCCATCGCCGAGATGGGCCTGCCGATCCGGGCCGAGACGCGGACCGGCGATACGCCACAATCGAAGCGCCAGCGCCAGCGGCGCAGCCCGCCCCAGATGCTGATGACGACACCGGAGAGCCTGGCGCTGCTTTTGTCCTACGAGGACGCGCCGGGAATTTTCGGCCGGCTGCGTTGCGTGATCGTCGATGAACTGCATGCGCTGGAGGACAACAAGCGCGGCGACCTGCTGTCACTCGGCCTGTCCCGCGTGACCGCGCTGGCGCCCGGTGCACGGCGCGCGGGCCTGAGCGCGACCGTCGCCGAGCCCGAGCGGCTGCGGCGCTGGCTGTCGCCGACGCGCAATCCGGAAGACGTGGCACTTGTGCTCGGGGAGGCCGGCGCGGCACCGCGCATCGACGTACTGGAGAGCGCGGTGGAGATGCCCTGGTCGGGCCATATGGGCACGCACGCGATCCCCGAGATCTACGACCTGCTGCTCGGCCGCGACACTGCGGACGCGGGGTCCGCGATCGTATTTGTGAACACCCGTGCCCAGGCCGAGATCATCTTCCAGGAATTGTGGCGGATGAACGAGGACGGGCTGCGGATCGCGCTCCACCATGGCAGCCTGGCGCCCGAGCAGCGCCGCAAGGTCGAGGCCGCGATGGCGCGCGGCGATCTGGACGCGGTGGTGGCGACGTCGTCGCTGGATCTGGGGGTGGACTGGGCGGCGGTGGACCTGGTGCTGCAGGTGGGCGCGCCCAAGGGCTCGACCCGGCTGCTGCAGCGGGTCGGGCGCTCCAATCACCGGCTGGACAGCCCAAGCCGGGCGGTTTTGGTGCCGGCCAACCGGTTTGAGGTCCTCGAATGCCGGGCCGCCGTCGACGCCATCCGCGCCCATACGCTCGACGGCCTGCCCGCGCGGCCGGGCGGGCTCGACGTGCTGGCCCAGCATATCCTCGGCACGGCCTGTTCCGGTCCGGTCGATCGGGATGCGTTGTTCGAGGAGGTGCGAAACGCCGGGCCGTATACGGACCTGTCGCGCGAGGATTTCGACGACGTGTTCGAATTCGTCGCCACGGGCGGCTATGCGCTGGGCGGCTACAAGAAATTCCAGCGCTTGTTCCACACCTCCAACGGAACATACGAGGTTGCGACCAAGGCAGCGGTGCGCGACTACCGGATGAATGTGGGCACCATCGTCGAGGCGCCGACCCTGAAAGTGCGGCTGGGCCGGGGGCGGGTGCTGGGTGAGGTGGAGGAGAGCTTCGTCAATCATCTGACATCGGGCGACACATTCGTGTTCGCCGGTCGCCTGCTTGAGTTTGTGGAGGTGCGCGAGACCAGCGTCATCACCCGGCCGGGCAAGGGCGGCGCCCCGTCGGTGCCGGCCTATGTGGGCGGGCGGTTCCCGCTGTCCACCCATCTGGCCGACCGGGTGCGGATGATCCTGTCGGACCCGAAGGCCTGGGCGGACTTGCCGGCCCAGGTCTCCAACTGGCTCGACGTGCAGCGCTGGCGCTCGGTGCTGCCGCCGCCCGACGGGCTTTTGATCGAGACGTTTCCCCGCGCCAACAAGCATTACCTCGTCGCCTACTGCTTCGAGGGCCGCAACGCCCACCAGACCCTGGGCATGCTGCTCACCCGGCGCATGGAGCGGGCGGGGTTGGGCCCGCTGGGGTTCGTGGCGACGGACTATGTGATCGGCGTGTGGTGTACGAAGTCGTGTGAAGCCGCCGACCTCGACGCGCTGTTCGACGAGGATATGCTCGGAGACGACCTGGAGGCGTGGATGGCGGAATCCTCCTTGCTGAAGCGCACCTTCCGCAACGTCGCGGTGATCGCCGGGCTGATCCAGCGCCGCCACCCGGGCGAGGAGAAGACCCGCCGCCAGGTGACCTTCAACTCCGACCTGATCTATGACGTGCTCCGGTCCCACGAACCCAACCACATCCTGTTGCGGGCGACCCGCGCCGATGCGGGTTCGGGCCTGACCGATGTGCGCCGCCTGTCGGACATGCTGGCGCGTGTGCGCGGACGGATCACCCACCGCCATCTCGACCGGGTCTCGCCGCTGGCCGTGCCGATCCTGCTGGAGATCGGCCGCGAGAGCGTCTACGGCGCGGCGATCGACGAGCTGCTCGGCGAACAGGCCGAGGACCTTATTTCGGAGGCCATGGACAATGTGGACACAAAGGAACTGGGCTTCGATGCCGCCTGA
- the pdeM gene encoding ligase-associated DNA damage response endonuclease PdeM: protein MPPDGTLKPAANRTTAAINLGGQRVVLDHSGAAWLPDSGDLLVADLHFEKGSAFAARGQALLPPYDTAETLRRLDRVCARVRPKRVICLGDTLHDLAGEARMAETDRQRLVRLVAKQDWVWIAGNHDPDPPADFGGSAVGELRIRDLVLRHDVAEAPADAAIQVGEICGHYHPKAAVRVRGRRISGRCFATDGCRLIMPAFGAYAGGLNACEPAIADLLSGRFHVYLIGRAGLFAFRRDQLLPDPKRAA from the coding sequence ATGCCGCCTGACGGAACGCTGAAACCGGCCGCCAATCGCACGACCGCCGCCATTAACCTCGGCGGGCAGCGGGTCGTCCTCGACCACTCGGGCGCGGCGTGGCTGCCCGATAGCGGAGATCTTCTGGTGGCGGATCTGCATTTCGAGAAGGGCTCGGCGTTTGCCGCGCGGGGGCAGGCACTGCTGCCGCCCTATGACACCGCCGAGACGCTGCGGCGGCTGGATCGGGTCTGCGCGCGGGTGAGGCCGAAGCGGGTGATCTGTCTCGGCGACACGCTGCACGACTTGGCAGGCGAAGCACGGATGGCCGAGACCGACCGGCAGCGTCTGGTGCGGCTGGTGGCGAAGCAGGACTGGGTCTGGATCGCGGGAAACCACGACCCCGACCCCCCGGCAGACTTTGGTGGTTCGGCGGTCGGCGAGTTGCGGATTCGCGACCTCGTCCTGCGCCATGACGTGGCGGAGGCACCGGCAGATGCGGCGATTCAGGTTGGCGAGATTTGCGGCCACTACCACCCCAAGGCGGCGGTGCGGGTGCGCGGACGGCGGATTTCGGGGCGCTGCTTTGCGACTGACGGTTGCCGCCTGATCATGCCGGCGTTTGGTGCTTATGCGGGCGGGCTGAATGCATGCGAACCTGCGATTGCCGATCTCCTGTCGGGCCGGTTTCACGTGTATCTGATTGGACGGGCGGGATTGTTTGCCTTCCGCCGAGATCAGTTACTGCCCGATCCAAAACGCGCGGCATGA
- a CDS encoding deoxyribodipyrimidine photo-lyase: MSSESPVIVWFRQDLRLADNPALAAAVATGRPIQPLFVLDEASADIRALGGASRWWLHHSLESLAGDLRGHGLQLVRRRGAALDVLKTLVEETGAERIFWNRCYEPGAIARDTAVKAMLKNAGVDAESFNGSLLIEPWKIETQQGEPYKVFTPFWKRLRELYQAPVVAGVPARLPGLEDVAGDTLADWRLLPTKPDWAGGLRESWEAGEGAARARLTDFLDEAVADYPVDRDRPDRAGTSRLSPHLHWGEVGPYQVWRAASACLAAGGAKAAGAEALLRELAWRDFNHHLLFHFPRIATANWREQFDGFPWRDDPDGLAAWQRGETGYPLVDAGMRELWHTGFMHNRVRMIAGSFLIKDLMVDWRDGEAWFWDTLVDADLANNAGNWQWVAGSGADASPFFRIFNPVTQGEKFDPAGDYVRRWVPALADMPDRWVHKPWDAPADVLAEVGVVLGDTYPAPIVDHGVARNRALDAYKTMRNDAA, translated from the coding sequence ATGTCGTCTGAATCTCCGGTCATCGTCTGGTTTCGCCAGGATCTGCGCCTCGCCGATAATCCCGCGCTCGCCGCGGCGGTCGCGACTGGTCGGCCGATCCAGCCGCTTTTCGTTCTGGACGAGGCGAGCGCGGATATCCGTGCGCTTGGCGGCGCGTCACGCTGGTGGCTGCACCACAGCCTCGAGTCTCTGGCCGGGGACCTGCGCGGCCATGGTTTGCAACTGGTGCGGCGCCGGGGCGCGGCGCTCGACGTGCTGAAGACGCTGGTCGAAGAGACCGGTGCGGAGCGTATCTTCTGGAACCGCTGCTATGAACCGGGTGCGATCGCGCGGGACACGGCGGTCAAAGCGATGCTCAAGAATGCCGGTGTCGATGCCGAGAGTTTCAACGGGTCGCTGCTGATCGAACCCTGGAAGATCGAAACCCAGCAGGGCGAGCCCTACAAGGTGTTCACCCCCTTCTGGAAGCGCTTGCGCGAGCTCTATCAGGCGCCCGTGGTCGCCGGCGTGCCGGCGCGGTTGCCTGGCCTGGAGGATGTTGCGGGCGACACGCTGGCGGACTGGAGGCTGCTGCCGACGAAACCGGACTGGGCCGGCGGGCTGCGTGAAAGCTGGGAGGCCGGCGAGGGCGCGGCGCGGGCCCGGCTTACGGATTTTCTGGATGAGGCGGTCGCGGATTATCCGGTCGATCGGGACCGGCCCGACCGGGCGGGCACGTCGCGGCTCTCGCCCCATCTGCATTGGGGGGAGGTCGGCCCGTATCAGGTGTGGCGGGCGGCCTCGGCCTGTCTGGCGGCGGGCGGGGCAAAAGCGGCGGGTGCCGAGGCGCTGCTGCGGGAACTCGCCTGGCGGGACTTCAATCACCATCTGCTGTTTCATTTCCCCCGGATTGCGACCGCCAATTGGCGCGAACAGTTCGATGGATTTCCCTGGCGCGATGACCCGGACGGGTTGGCCGCCTGGCAGCGCGGCGAGACCGGCTACCCGCTGGTCGATGCGGGTATGCGTGAACTCTGGCACACGGGCTTCATGCACAACCGGGTGCGCATGATCGCCGGATCGTTCCTGATCAAGGATCTGATGGTCGACTGGCGCGACGGCGAGGCCTGGTTCTGGGACACGCTGGTTGATGCCGATCTGGCCAACAACGCCGGCAACTGGCAGTGGGTCGCGGGGTCGGGGGCGGATGCTTCACCGTTCTTCCGGATCTTCAATCCGGTGACCCAGGGCGAGAAGTTCGACCCGGCGGGCGACTATGTGCGCCGCTGGGTGCCCGCGCTCGCCGACATGCCGGACAGGTGGGTGCACAAGCCCTGGGATGCGCCGGCGGACGTACTGGCCGAGGTGGGTGTGGTGCTGGGGGATACCTATCCGGCCCCGATTGTCGATCATGGCGTGGCACGGAACCGCGCGCTGGACGCCTACAAAACGATGCGCAACGACGCCGCCTGA